In Harpia harpyja isolate bHarHar1 chromosome Z, bHarHar1 primary haplotype, whole genome shotgun sequence, a single window of DNA contains:
- the BTF3 gene encoding transcription factor BTF3, whose product MKETMMNQEKLAKLQAQVRIGGKGTARRKKKVVHRTATADDKKLQFSLKKLGVNNISGIEEVNMFTNQGTVIHFNNPKVQASLAANTFTVTGHAETKQLTEMLPSILNQLGADSLTSLRRLAEALPKQPVDGKAPLATGEDDDDEVPDLVENFDEASKNEAN is encoded by the exons ATGAAAGAAACCATGATGAACCAAGAAAAGCTCGCCAAGCTGCAGGCCCAAGTACGCATCGGTGGCAAG ggtACTGCCCGTAGAAAGAAGAAGGTTGTCCACAGAACAGCTACAGCAGATGACaagaaacttcagttttcattgAAGAAGCTAGGAGTCAACAATATTTCTGGAATTGAAGAG gtAAACATGTTTACCAACCAAGGAACAGTCATTCACTTCAATAACCCTAAAGTTCAGGCATCTCTGGCTGCTAACACTTTCACTGTCACCGGCCATGCTGAGACAAAGCAGCTGACAGAAATGCTTCCTAGCATCTTAAACCAGCTCGGAGCTGACAGTCTGACCAGCCTGAGGAGATTGGCAGAAGCCCTCCCCAAGCAAC CTGTGGATGGAAAAGCACCACTTGCTACtggtgaagatgatgatgatgaagttCCAG ATCTTGTTGAAAACTTTGATGAAGCTTCAAAGAATGAAGCAAACTGA